Below is a window of Stygiolobus azoricus DNA.
TCTTTTATACTAATATAAAGCATAGTTTACCTGATGTTGTTCCTATATCAAGTAAGTAGTATATCTCAGGCATTAACTAATTTAGCAACAGAAATAATAAATGCAATACCATCAATAATACTCTTCATAATCATAGTTTTAATTGGGTATATAGTTGCTGTGATAGTCAGTGACATAGTAGGTAGGGTGCTAAGGACTGTATTCGCTCACTCTTCCGTGAACTTAAGTGCTTCATTAGTTGCAGGAACAGTAAAGGCATTAATTATATTACTGAGCTTGGCTATTGCATTATCTATACTTAATCTTGGAGCGGCTACTGTCTATATTACACTAATAGCTAGATATTTACCTTACTTGGCTGGAGCAATACTATTACTAACACTTGGAATGAGTTTAGTAAATGTATTATTAGATTACATGGCGAGACAAATGCCCGTTCAAGACCCGTTTATAACTGTTATTTTAAGTGTGTTAAGGTTCGGTCTGTACGCGGTAATAATTACCATAGCTGCTGAGCTAGCAATTTTTGAATGGGTACCGTTAGTGAGTTCATACCTATTCTATGACATCTTGATCGGTTCTATCGTATTACTCTTTAGCTTTGCCATTACCGACAAGGCCTTAGATACTATTGTTAAGGCTGATCCTAATGCAAATTATATAGCTACTTACGGAAGATTTCTACTTTACACAATTTTCATACTGATAGCAGTAGCAATAATTGTTCAGCCATTCGGTAATGTAACGGCGATTCTACAGACTTTATCTTGGGGATTAGCAATAGCGTTTGGAATATTATTAGTACCTTTAATATACATGTTCATCAAAAAGATGGTAGCAGAGATAAAATGATGAGAACTCCCCAGACGGATAAGTGAAGACTCCTTTAAGTGCTGATTTTATACTTTGTAGGCACAATATATCTCATGAAAAGACTTACTCAAGATGAAATAAGGATTTTTTTAGATAATTCTAAAGGTTGGAACTTAAAGGATAATAAGCTAGAAAAAGTCTTCTTGTTTAAGGATTTTAGAGAAGCAGTCCAATTTATAAATAGGATTCAACCCATAGCTGATGCTATGAATCATCATCCAGATATATGCATTTACTACAATAAAGTTATTATCCAACTTACTACTCATGACGTAGGTGGTATAACGGATCTCGATGTTGAGTTAGCAAAAAAGATAGATGAAATTAAGTAAGTTTGAAAATTATTCCTTCTTTTCCACCAACTCTAGTACCTTTTTTTTACCCTTACCCTTAAGATATTTTCTTCAATTCTTATATCCCCAGCCATATCAATCTTTACTATTTTGCCAGGTAGATACCAGATAGCTTCGTAAGGGTATTCAGCAATTTCTTCACGATATACGTTATAATACTCATTTAAACCTTTTCTTAACTTGCCCGAGAAATATAATAGGAACTCAATAATAGGGTGGTGTTTATCTAATAACTTAATTTTCGCCCATTTTACATAAGCTTTAACTCTTTCCCCATTTATAACTATTTTCTCTTCATCAACCAGTTGTTGTAGATTTCTCTTTATAGTGATAATTTCTCTCTTAACTTCATTTTTGTTCAGGGATACGTAATAACCAGTTTTATCTATATAATAAAAAGTCGTAAACTGAGTTACTTTACCGTCTCTGCTAAAGTTGAAAAAACCTGATGCGTATATAGGAATCACATTATCGGAGCTCATATTTTACTTTTTAGCCGATCTTCTTTTTCTTCCACTTTCATACTGTAATAATGGCTCTATGGCTTCTTTTAATCCTTGACAGCTATTAACTTTAGCAATAACTAAGTTTATGAAACAACACAAACTTCTCAGTCTCTCAAATGAGGTAAACTTTATCGAGTTCTGTGGTCTCTCTGTGGAGATTGCTAAGAATTTTGCTTGACCAGCTAATGCTTTAAGTACTAACCTTTCACTAACCAGTAGCTCGGTAGATGTCCATTTCCCCTCACTTGGTTCTGGTAATTTAAGTTCGTTTTGCTGAATACCTTGACAATCCTCATTAACTTCTACTTCCTCTTTTTTGTCTATAAGGTCTACAACTTCTGATTCATTAGTAGTTTGAGTTCCTAAAAATTTCTCAAAAAGTCCTTTAAGTTCCTGATTATTGTAAGCGCAGCA
It encodes the following:
- a CDS encoding mechanosensitive ion channel family protein, whose translation is MLFLYQVSSISQALTNLATEIINAIPSIILFIIIVLIGYIVAVIVSDIVGRVLRTVFAHSSVNLSASLVAGTVKALIILLSLAIALSILNLGAATVYITLIARYLPYLAGAILLLTLGMSLVNVLLDYMARQMPVQDPFITVILSVLRFGLYAVIITIAAELAIFEWVPLVSSYLFYDILIGSIVLLFSFAITDKALDTIVKADPNANYIATYGRFLLYTIFILIAVAIIVQPFGNVTAILQTLSWGLAIAFGILLVPLIYMFIKKMVAEIK
- a CDS encoding 4a-hydroxytetrahydrobiopterin dehydratase, with the protein product MKRLTQDEIRIFLDNSKGWNLKDNKLEKVFLFKDFREAVQFINRIQPIADAMNHHPDICIYYNKVIIQLTTHDVGGITDLDVELAKKIDEIK